A genome region from Carya illinoinensis cultivar Pawnee chromosome 2, C.illinoinensisPawnee_v1, whole genome shotgun sequence includes the following:
- the LOC122301255 gene encoding uncharacterized protein LOC122301255: protein MTDFQSLQQKPESTDACSEFERGLEELVRGHLDDCMSFASCSSTRTPDDEEDEGDQLVRRRRRSDLEGDDLAESSAARCRHSRILSRWAARQAQEMITTIERRNHESELMALARLHTVSMLDSSFLRESQSPTSRRQGAVERPNTQASAILQRWRELEDEHLLNRRLRQQRSVESNTNVSSTNISESQESENQGSLGDASESENEFGSWARDQMGLRNEHADNNRSSREQSPDLGEVERERVRQIVRGWMESDISDHSSNIVQRNNSSRAEWLGETERERVRNVREWVQMTSQQRGARGSRREDQSGGLSSQVDQVRDRVAVDHDEGQPDNIRRDLLRLRGRQALLDLLMRIERERQRELQGLLEHRAVSDFAHRNRIQSLLRGRFLRNERPIEDERPPSMAASELVQLRQRNTVSGLREGFRSRLETIVRGQVDSHSDTTSNNDINDRGNGRTQTSVSLHVELENHEQSHFRSPESDVNQLPDQTGNLETNRAVENVGWQETAGIGDWQEQISEVERGNWQQTTFHQFSGWRDGNVEDMDANWQENPVNDWPQEIPRNISGEVSRPQEAQGAWHEDGSREAVGNWSEGPSAPPRNRRAIPVRRFHRFHPPDDDNVYSMELRELLSRRSVSNLLRSGFRESLDQLIQSYVERQGSSPLDWDLHRNLPTPISASPERDQEQQRVEQNEDQRAAINRPSLVLPSPSVPVPPPQPLWHQDLHHTGWSRHSTHRAELEWEMINDLRADMARLQQGMSHMQRMLEACMDMQLELQRSVRQEVSAALNRSDGEKGMGAETSEDGSRWGHVRKGTCCVCCDSHIDSLLYRCGHMCTCSKCANELVRSGGKCPLCRAPIIEVIRAYSIM, encoded by the exons ATGACTGATTTTCAATCGCTCCAACAGAAACCTGAATCCACCGATGCCTGCTCTGAGTTTGAGCGCGGGCTGGAGGAATTGGTGCGTGGGCACTTGGATGATTGTATGTCATTCGCTTCGTGTAGCTCTACACGCACTCCTGATGACGAGGAAGATGAGGGTGATCAGCTAGttcggaggaggaggaggtctGATTTGGAAGGTGATGATTTGGCAGAGTCATCTGCTGCACGGTGTCGCCACTCTCGTATTTTGAGTAGGTGGGCTGCCCGACAGGCGCAGGAGATGATAACCACAATTGAGAGGAGGAACCACGAGTCTGAGTTGATGGCGCTCGCACGTTTGCACACGGTTTCAATGCTTGATTCATCTTTTTTGAGGGAGTCTCAGTCCCCGACCTCAAGGCGGCAGGGGGCTGTGGAGAGGCCGAATACTCAGGCATCTGCAATTTTGCAAAGATGGCGAGAGTTGGAGGATGAGCATCTGTTGAATCGGAGGTTGAGGCAGCAAAGGAGTGTTGAGTCTAACACCAATGTGTCAAGTACAAACATTTCAGAAAGTCAGGAGAGTGAGAATCAAGGGAGCTTGGGAGATGCAAGCGAGAGTGAAAACGAGTTTGGGAGCTGGGCTCGTGATCAGATGGGCTTGCGGAATGAGCATGCAGATAATAACAGGTCTAGTAGGGAGCAATCTCCTGATCTTGGCGAagttgagagggagagagtcAGGCAGATAGTTCGGGGCTGGATGGAGAGTGACATTAGCGATCATTCTTCAAACATTGTTCAAAGAAACAATAGTTCCAGAGCAGAATGGCTTGGTGAAACAGAACGTGAAAGAGTGAGAAATGTTAGGGAGTGGGTACAAATGACAAGTCAACAGAGAGGAGCTCGTGGGAGCCGCAGGGAAGATCAGTCTGGTGGTCTCAGTAGCCAGGTGGATCAAGTTCGTGATAGGGTGGCTGTTGACCATGATGAAGGCCAACCTGATAATATTCGCAGGGACCTGTTGAGATTACGTGGAAGACAAGCTCTTCTTGATTTACTTATGAGGATTGAGAGAGAAAGACAGAGGGAGCTTCAGGGTTTATTGGAGCATCGAGCTGTCTCTGATTTTGCTCATCGCAACCGCATCCAG TCATTACTCAGAGGTAGATTCTTGCGAAATGAAAGACCTATTGAAGATGAGAGACCACCTTCTATGGCAGCAAGTGAGTTAGTTCAGTTAAGACAAAGAAATACTGTTTCTGGTTTAAG GGAAGGGTTCCGCTCCAGATTAGAAACAATTGTTCGTGGCCAAGTAGACAGCCATTCTGATACCACATCTAACAATGACATCAACGATCGTGGAAATGGTCGGACTCAAACAAGTGTGTCACTACATGTTGAACTTGAAAATCATGAACAATCTCACTTTAGGAGTCCAGAGAGTGATGTCAATCAGTTGCCCGATCAAACAGGAAACTTGGAAACCAATAGAGCTGTTGAGAATGTAGGTTGGCAAGAAACTGCTGGTATAGGGGATTGGCAGGAACAAATCAGTGAAGTTGAGAGAGGAAACTGGCAACAGACAACCTTTCATCAGTTTAGTGGGTGGAGAGATGGCAATGTCGAAGATATGGATGCAAATTGGCAAGAAAATCCAGTCAATGATTGGCCCCAAGAAATTCCAAGGAACATAAGTGGAGAAGTGAGCCGTCCACAAGAAGCCCAGGGAGCTTGGCATGAGGATGGGTCCCGGGAGGCTGTTGGAAATTGGTCAGAGGGGCCTTCTGCTCCTCCAAGAAATCGTCGTGCTATTCCAGTTAGAAGATTTCATAGATTTCATCCACCTGATGACGATAATGTGTACAGTATGGAACTCAGGGAACTTCTGAGCAG GAGAAGTGTTTCTAATCTTCTTCGTAGCGGTTTCCGTGAAAGTCTAGACCAATTAATACAGTCATATGTGGAAAGGCAGGGGAGTTCTCCCCTTGACTGGGATTTGCACCGAAACTTGCCTACACCAATTTCTGCTTCACCTGAGCGGGATCAGGAGCAACAGAGGGTTGAGCAGAATGAGGATCAACGTGCTGCCATCAACAGACCTTCACTTGTTCTACCATCTCCATCCGTGCCGGTGCCCCCTCCACAGCCACTTTGGCACCAAGACTTACATCACACTGGTTGGTCTCGGCATAGCACACATCGGGCAGAACTT GAATGGGAGATGATTAATGATCTGAGAGCAGATATGGCAAGACTTCAGCAAGGAATGAGCCACATGCAGAGGATGCTGGAGGCCTGCATGGATATGCAACTAGAGTTGCAGCGCTCGGTGAGACAGGAAGTCTCTGCGGCTCTGAATCGTTCAGATGgtgaaaaag GCATGGGTGCTGAGACATCGGAAGATGGTTCTAGATGGGGCCATGTGAGGAAAGGGACTTGCTGTGTTTGTTGTGATAGCCACATAGATTCACTCTTGTACAG ATGCGGGCACATGTGCACTTGTTCAAAATGCGCAAATGAGTTAGTTCGTAGTGGAGGAAAATGCCCATTGTGTAGAGCGCCAATCATTGAGGTGATCCGAGCTTATTCTATCATGTAA